The following are encoded together in the Vicia villosa cultivar HV-30 ecotype Madison, WI unplaced genomic scaffold, Vvil1.0 ctg.000089F_1_1, whole genome shotgun sequence genome:
- the LOC131623935 gene encoding NAD(H) kinase 1-like isoform X1: MAPHKLNSNSSGNSSVSACSQADNGFISSFSLFPEKAVQELLQSPVQGSDDHLIEFSESLRTVAKALRKVAEGKASAQAEAAEWKRKYELERTRNLQFEDRGKSCLEPCADLDDSKTNNIAKQPTLYNNVANGLSEECCSSNGICSHEVLRDGKPDFDSKMVRKYCRVLRNLSYQKLTHTLMASFKLQWCCKGEKSDQHKHDIVSFERGNITTAERSSKQISLTWESSPQTVLILTKPNSISVQILCAEMVRWLRQHKKLQIYVEPRVKVDLLTESSYYNFIETWSDDKEILKLHTKVDLVITLGGDGTVLWTASMFKGPVPPIVPFSLGSLGFMTPFYSENYKECLESILKGPISITLRHRLLCHVIRDAAKDELETEEPILVLNEVTIDRGISSYLTNLECYCDNSFVTCVQGDGLILSTTSGSTAYSLAAGGSMVHPQVPGILFTPICPHSLSFRPLILPEHVTLRVQVPFNSRSPAWASFDGKDRKQLAPGDALVCSMAPWPVPTACLVDSTNDFLRSIHEGLHWNLRKTQSFDGPRES; this comes from the exons ATGGCACCTCACAAGCTCAATTCCAATTCCTCG GGAAATTCGAGTGTGTCGGCGTGTTCGCAGGCGGACAATGGTTTCATAAGTTCATTTTCTCTATTTCCTGAGAAAGCAGTGCAAGAGTTACTTCAATCGCCGGTCCAAGGGTCTGATGATCATCTTATAGAGTTCTCTGAatctttaagaa CCGTCGCGAAGGCTCTTAGAAAAGTTGCGGAAGGGAAAGCTTCTGCTCAAGCGGAGGCTGCTGAATGGAAACGGAAATATGAGTTGGAGAGGACTCGGAATCTGCAGTTTGAAGACAGAG GGAAATCATGCCTCGAGCCTTGTGCTGATCTTGATGATTCAAAAACAAATAACATCGCCAAACAACCCACATTATATAATAATGTAGCTAATGGACTGTCTGAAGAATGTTGTTCTAGTAATGGTATTTGTTCCCATGAGGTGCTTAGGGATGGGAAACCTGATTTTGATTCCAAGATGGTCAGAAAG TACTGCCGTGTTTTGAGGAATTTGTCCTACCAAAAATTAACTCATACCCTCATG GCTTCTTTTAAACTTCAATGGTGCTGCAAAGGTGAGAAAAGTGATCAGCACAAACATGACATTGTCTCTTTTGAAAGAGGAAATATAACTACAGCAGAACGCAGTAGTAAGCAG ATCTCTTTGACATGGGAGTCATCTCCACAGACAGTGCTCATATTGACCAAACCAAATTCAATTTCTGTTCAAATTCTGTGTGCTGAGATGGTTAG ATGGTTGAGGCAGCATAAGAAACTACAAATATATGTGGAACCACGTGTCAAGGTGGATCTCTTGACGGAGTCATCATACTATAACTTCATAGAAACATGGAGTGATG ATAAGGAAATTTTAAAGTTGCATACCAAAGTTGACCTTGTGATAACTCTTGGTGGAGATGGCACTGTTCTATGG ACAGCATCTATGTTCAAAGGACCGGTGCCTCCTATTGTCCCCTTTTCTTTAGGGTCTCTAGGATTTATGACTCCTTTCT ATAGTGAAAATTACAAAGAGTGCCTTGAATCAATTTTAAAGGGCCCCATTAGTATTACACTACGACACCGTTTGCTATGTCATGTTATACGAGATGCAGCTAAAGATGAACTTGAAACTGAAGAACCTATACTTGTTCTGAACGAGGTTACTATTGATCGTGGTATATCATCTTACCTCACAAATTTGGAATGTTACTGTGACAACTCCTTTGTCACATGTGTGCAAGGGGATGGATTAATCTTATCTACGACATCCGGTAGTACTGCATATTCTTTGGCAGCTGGAGGATCAATGGTTCACCCTCAG GTTCCAGGTATTTTGTTTACACCAATTTGCCCACATTCCCTATCTTTTAGGCCATTGATATTACCAGAGCATGTGACTTTAAGGGTGCAAGTACCATTCAATAGCAGAAGCCCTGCATGGGCATCATTTGACGGCAAAGACAGGAAGCAGTTAGCACCAGGAGACGCATTGGTGTGCAGCATGGCACCCTGGCCCGTTCCTACAGCTTGTCTCGTCGATTCAACTAACGACTTCTTACGCAGTATTCACGAGGGTCTTCATTGGAATTTGAGAAAGACACAGTCGTTTGATGGACCCCGCGAATCCTGA
- the LOC131623935 gene encoding NAD(H) kinase 1-like isoform X2, with amino-acid sequence MAPHKLNSNSSGNSSVSACSQADNGFISSFSLFPEKAVQELLQSPVQGSDDHLIEFSESLRTVAKALRKVAEGKASAQAEAAEWKRKYELERTRNLQFEDRGKSCLEPCADLDDSKTNNIAKQPTLYNNVANGLSEECCSSNGICSHEVLRDGKPDFDSKMVRKASFKLQWCCKGEKSDQHKHDIVSFERGNITTAERSSKQISLTWESSPQTVLILTKPNSISVQILCAEMVRWLRQHKKLQIYVEPRVKVDLLTESSYYNFIETWSDDKEILKLHTKVDLVITLGGDGTVLWTASMFKGPVPPIVPFSLGSLGFMTPFYSENYKECLESILKGPISITLRHRLLCHVIRDAAKDELETEEPILVLNEVTIDRGISSYLTNLECYCDNSFVTCVQGDGLILSTTSGSTAYSLAAGGSMVHPQVPGILFTPICPHSLSFRPLILPEHVTLRVQVPFNSRSPAWASFDGKDRKQLAPGDALVCSMAPWPVPTACLVDSTNDFLRSIHEGLHWNLRKTQSFDGPRES; translated from the exons ATGGCACCTCACAAGCTCAATTCCAATTCCTCG GGAAATTCGAGTGTGTCGGCGTGTTCGCAGGCGGACAATGGTTTCATAAGTTCATTTTCTCTATTTCCTGAGAAAGCAGTGCAAGAGTTACTTCAATCGCCGGTCCAAGGGTCTGATGATCATCTTATAGAGTTCTCTGAatctttaagaa CCGTCGCGAAGGCTCTTAGAAAAGTTGCGGAAGGGAAAGCTTCTGCTCAAGCGGAGGCTGCTGAATGGAAACGGAAATATGAGTTGGAGAGGACTCGGAATCTGCAGTTTGAAGACAGAG GGAAATCATGCCTCGAGCCTTGTGCTGATCTTGATGATTCAAAAACAAATAACATCGCCAAACAACCCACATTATATAATAATGTAGCTAATGGACTGTCTGAAGAATGTTGTTCTAGTAATGGTATTTGTTCCCATGAGGTGCTTAGGGATGGGAAACCTGATTTTGATTCCAAGATGGTCAGAAAG GCTTCTTTTAAACTTCAATGGTGCTGCAAAGGTGAGAAAAGTGATCAGCACAAACATGACATTGTCTCTTTTGAAAGAGGAAATATAACTACAGCAGAACGCAGTAGTAAGCAG ATCTCTTTGACATGGGAGTCATCTCCACAGACAGTGCTCATATTGACCAAACCAAATTCAATTTCTGTTCAAATTCTGTGTGCTGAGATGGTTAG ATGGTTGAGGCAGCATAAGAAACTACAAATATATGTGGAACCACGTGTCAAGGTGGATCTCTTGACGGAGTCATCATACTATAACTTCATAGAAACATGGAGTGATG ATAAGGAAATTTTAAAGTTGCATACCAAAGTTGACCTTGTGATAACTCTTGGTGGAGATGGCACTGTTCTATGG ACAGCATCTATGTTCAAAGGACCGGTGCCTCCTATTGTCCCCTTTTCTTTAGGGTCTCTAGGATTTATGACTCCTTTCT ATAGTGAAAATTACAAAGAGTGCCTTGAATCAATTTTAAAGGGCCCCATTAGTATTACACTACGACACCGTTTGCTATGTCATGTTATACGAGATGCAGCTAAAGATGAACTTGAAACTGAAGAACCTATACTTGTTCTGAACGAGGTTACTATTGATCGTGGTATATCATCTTACCTCACAAATTTGGAATGTTACTGTGACAACTCCTTTGTCACATGTGTGCAAGGGGATGGATTAATCTTATCTACGACATCCGGTAGTACTGCATATTCTTTGGCAGCTGGAGGATCAATGGTTCACCCTCAG GTTCCAGGTATTTTGTTTACACCAATTTGCCCACATTCCCTATCTTTTAGGCCATTGATATTACCAGAGCATGTGACTTTAAGGGTGCAAGTACCATTCAATAGCAGAAGCCCTGCATGGGCATCATTTGACGGCAAAGACAGGAAGCAGTTAGCACCAGGAGACGCATTGGTGTGCAGCATGGCACCCTGGCCCGTTCCTACAGCTTGTCTCGTCGATTCAACTAACGACTTCTTACGCAGTATTCACGAGGGTCTTCATTGGAATTTGAGAAAGACACAGTCGTTTGATGGACCCCGCGAATCCTGA
- the LOC131623877 gene encoding protein RETICULATA-RELATED 4, chloroplastic-like encodes MSIAFSFVPPSSHSLSSHSPSTPKSLPPISFSSSSLHLRLTPSPSPSLRLNRRADPLFILHSTDSGGGFGGHDDGGSFGGHGGGGDGDANDDGEHNDGHGGLNEALLLLAQAGRSLESVPADLASAIKAGKIPASVVARFLELEKSPLMQWLLKFTGFRERLLADDLFLAKLGMECGVGVIAKTAAEYDRRRENFFNELEIVFADVVMAILADFMLVYLPAPTVSLRPPLGVSAGAISKFFHNCPDNAFQVALSGTSYSLLQRFGAIVRNGSKLFAVGTGASLVGTAVTNALINAKKAVNKSSAEEIENVPILSTSAAYGVYMAVSSNLRYQVLAGVIEQRVLEPMLHQHKLILGALCFAVRTGNTYLGSLLWVDYARWIGVQ; translated from the exons ATGTCGATCGCTTTTTCCTTCGTCCCTCCTTCCTCCCATTCTCTTTCTTCTCATTCTCCTTCCACTCCCAAATCCCTCCCTCCCATTTCCTTCTCCTCATCTTCTCTCCATCTCCGTCTCACTCCCTCTCCCTCTCCTTCTCTCCGCCTCAACCGCCGCGCAGATCCTCTCTTCATTCTCCATTCCACCGACTCCGGCGGAGGTTTCGGCGGTCACGATGATGGCGGCTCCTTCGGCGGACACGGTGGCGGCGGTGACGGAGACGCCAATGACGACGGAGAACACAATGACGGACATGGTGGACTTAACGAGGCGCTGTTGTTGTTGGCGCAAGCAGGTAGGTCGTTGGAGAGTGTGCCGGCTGACCTAGCTTCCGCTATCAAGGCAGGGAAGATTCCTGCCTCCGTTGTTGCAAGATTTCTGGAGCTTGAGAAGTCTCCGCTCATGCAGTGGTTGCTTAAGTTTACCGGTTTCAGAGAGCGTCTTCTCGCGGATGATCTCTTCCTTGCGAAGCTTGGTATGGAGTGCGGCGTTGGCGTCATTGCAAAG ACTGCTGCTGAATATGATCGCAGGAGAGAGAACTTTTTCAATGAGCTTGAAATCGTGTTCGCCGATGTG GTCATGGCTATACTTGCAGATTTCATGTTAGTTTATCTTCCTGCGCCTACTGTTTCTCTTAGACCACCACTTGGAGTTAGTGCAGGGGctatttctaaatttttccacaaCTGCCCAGATAATGCATTCCAG GTTGCTCTCTCTGGAACATCATATTCCTTGTTGCAGAGATTTGGTGCAATTGTG CGTAATGGGTCCAAGCTTTTTGCAGTTGGAACTGGCGCATCACTG GTTGGGACAGCTGTGACGAATGCCTTAATTAATGCAAAGAAGGCTGTTAACAAGTCTTCTGCAGAGGAAATTGAAAATGTTCCCATATTGTCTACCAGTGCTGCTTATGGTGTTTATATGGCAGTTTCAAGCAATCTCAG GTACCAAGTTCTTGCGGGAGTTATTGAACAGAGGGTTCTAGAACCAATGTTGCACCAGCACAAACTTATACTTGGTGCTCTTTGTTTTGCTGTCCGAACCGGCAATACATATTTGGGTTCATTATT ATGGGTGGATTATGCTCGTTGGATAGGAGTTCAGTAG